Below is a window of Anomaloglossus baeobatrachus isolate aAnoBae1 chromosome 8, aAnoBae1.hap1, whole genome shotgun sequence DNA.
CCCCTATAAATGCCTGTATTATGTTGTGTttcgttttttttatgtttttttcttgttttctttcCCCAAAAATAGGTAATCAAAACAGCTAATTTAACCTGGAAAGGTTccacattaaaaaataaataaataaattaataaaataattaaaaaagctcaCAGTTCCATTGCTGGAAAATGAAATGTTTGAGGTGACACAAGGCATAAAaactaaatgtgtgtgtgtgtgtgtgtgtgtgtgtgtgtgtgtgtgtgtgtgtgtgtatatgtatatataatataatatatgtgtgtgtatatatatatatatgtatatgtgtatatatatatatatatgtatatgtgtatatatatatatatatatatatatatatatatatatatatatatatatatatatatatatatatatatatatatatatatatatatatattattattattattattattattattattattattattattattattattattattattattattattattattattattattattattattattattattattattattattattattattattatttatagagcaccattaattccatggtgctgtacatgagaagggggttacatacaaaatacgtatacaagttacagtagacagactagtacagagggaagagggccctacccttgcgggcttacattctatatatatatataaataaatataatgtgtatatttaatataatatacgtatgtgtgtgtgtgtgtatatatatatatatatatatatatatatatatatatatatatatatatatatatatatatatatatatataattgacacacacacagtatgtgtgtgtttatatgtacgcttatgtataaatatataatatataaatactcCCTCACAAACTTCCATTAGTTGAATGTCTGTGATGCAGAATGTTTCACCTTGATACAAAAGTATTTCGTGATAATTTAGTAATATAATAATAAAGTTAGTGTAATCAGTTATCAGCCATTTATCTGATGAAGGACTGACTTTAATAAAGCCCTCTTGTCAAACCCTAtggacttaggctatgttcacacatcaatttttttgcatcaggcacaatccggctcaaaaaactatgcaacggatgcggcaaaaaaaaaaaaaaggatccgttgcataagtttttctatGCGGCCCGACCGTTTTTTGACTGATacggtttgatactgagcatgcgcagttcaaaaaaccgcatcagtCGTCCATAGGCTTATCCAGCGCAATGTGGTTTTTCGCCGCAGACTAAAAACGCTTTGTGCATCCAgtcgccgcatcagctaaatatgccgcatccagcaaaaactgGAGAGAACTcacggccatgcggcacaatccggcgctaatgaaagtctatgggattgtgccgcacagcaaaaatctGATGTGCGAACATACCCTTAGTGGTCCTTTAAATGTCTGTACAGTATTGAGATCCATGCTGGCCCTTGTAGTTCCCCGGCTGCTTACCTCTGCTTTACATTTCTGActtcttctctcttccttccacagagtgcagcagccgccccGAGCCCAGTGCTTGGTAACATTCCCCCAAATGATGGCATGCCGGGAGGGCCGATCCCCCCTGGATTTTTCCAGGTAAGATGCCTTCTTCTGCCAGTTGCCCCCTTTTTAGGTTTTGCATTGGGGCGAGCGTTCAGCAGCCGCTCCGGCTTTGCAGCAGGAATGTCGTCTTGTGCAGCAGCCAGATCTGCGATTAGTGGGCGTACAGGTGCCGCGGCGTCCGTCCTCTGCTAATTACAGGACCCGCTAATCAGCAGGAATTATCAGTGGCATTAATGTTTAGCAAAGCTGTTAAACAAATGCTTGCAAAATGGCTAATTAATTTCTCTTAATTAAGGCAACTGCTGGTGGTAACTAGCCGTGCTGTCTCTGGCAGAGGGTTCATGGGACCAGCTTCTGCTCACGGAGCGTCACAGCTGCGGAGTCTGCTCCACCGAGAGCGACCAGATATGATACCGGGCGCGCgctgctccatctgcgcacaccagCCTCTAACTGAATAAATATTGCGGGACTAGAAAAGCCCGCCAAGAGCTTTTATCAACAATTAGCCGACGATTTGCACCGGATGATGATGTTGTGCCAGTCACTAAGCCGCTGCTTTTGTTTTCAGCAGGGGCCTCCTGGGTCACAGCCATCGCCTCATGCACAGCCACCTCCTCACAACCCCAATATGATGGGTCCTCACAGTCAGGTAAGTGCTTAACCCCCATTCATTCTCTGCTCCTGTACAACAGCGCCACCAACATGCCCAGTTTTCATCTGGTATTGCACCTCAGATCCCCCTCCTAAACTAAAAACTTTAAAGGGCTGCTTTCTTTTAGAAACGGTGCAACCCCTGACCATGGATGGGGTGTCTGGTATTGCCACTCAGTGCCAGTAATGTAAATGGAGATAATCTGCAGTACCTGGCACAATCCAAGATTAGGGATGGTGCTGCTTCTAAAAGAATGTGGCCCCTTTTTAAATGCAGTGATGGTGCAGGGGGCGGCCTGCAGGTGGGGGCAGGGGCTGTGGTGCCCGAGGGGTCACACAGCTTTCTCTGACATAAGACTAGTATTAAGGGCCCACGGTAGATGGACATATTCTTATAGACCTTACATGGTGCTCCAAAAGTTCCCAGTTTCTttgcacatagctttttttttttttttttactcctttttttattttttattttttcagcctTTTATGTCTCCTCGATATGGTGGCGGACCCAGGCCTCACATAAGAatgggaagccaggtgagaaaaatGAATTGTCCGCATGTACTGACATCTTATAGATAAACTTTGTTAAATTGGAAAACTAGAATgagataatggaaaaaaaaaaaaagtggtgcatgTGAACATCGCCTTATTAATGTATGACTAATCTTCATTTCTTACAGCCACCAGGGGGCGTCCCAGGATCACAGCCTTTGTTACCAAACTCCATGGATCCAACTCGACAAGGTAACCCCTTACAATACAGAGGGCGCCTATTGCACAGATCACATGGAGCAGCTTAataatgtgtatttttatttttaaggacaCCCTGGTATGGGAGGTCCCATGCAGCGGATGAATCCCCCTAGACCAATGGGCCCCATGGGTCCGGGGCCGCAGGTGAGCATctctgtgatatttttttttttcttctaaccaCTAATTCTTCTACGTCCATGCTTTATCCCTTTTAATAATCGTTCCGCATGCTGCTACTTTACTAGCGTTCCTATTTCCTACTCCCAGGGATTCCTAACTTTAGGCTTTTACGTATCCTAAAATAAAGCTGCTAAAAAGATCTAGGATTCCCTGCTAACACCATAATAGCGGTGCGAGGGATGCAGAGCTGTGCCGAGGGCAGAAAATAGCAGAAAATCATTTTCTTGTCGTATACCTGGGTCAAAGATGGCACCTTCTGTACTCTACGGGCTGGAACAACGTCAATATCCGTACAATAATACTATACAACTGCCGGCCTCGTCTTATATTTTCCTGCAATATAGTTGTTATAGGTCTAAAagtagttttttgttttgtttttttttttatcaagagattTAACTGAGAAACACTCAGTGAGCTCGTTACTGAGTGGAGTTAACTTTTCGCTGCCTTTTTATGAGCTCCTCTGTGTCGATTGAGGACTCCCCTTCCCAAACCATATTAACGTTGATCTGAGCCTCATGTAGTCCTATATCAGCTGAACGGAGATCAAGTAAATAGACAGAATTGCAAGCTCGCTGaccgattctcagttaactccttgTGCAGGGACACAAAACATGTAAAAACGAAATAGTGGAAAATGTTTAATAGAAcctaaatgaggaaaaaaataatttttagcccAACATATGTCCATATACTTTCAAACTTGTTGCAGCAGTAAAGGTTATCAAAGGGTATGAAAGGCACAGGGTCGAAATGATTGTTTTGGTGGAATTTATTAATAATTGATAATGAGGTGGCGGCTCGTCATCTGTATGGCTCCTGAAAAACGGGCATAGGTAATAGGCAGATGGGTGTATTGTAGCATTGATAGACATATGACCTCTGCAACAACTTACAAAGAAAAGGATGAGCCTCTAGTGACAGGCGACAAACCCCGCGGGGAGGAGGGATGCCTGAAGCCATTAGTGCCCGGTTTCTGTGGATCAATGGCGGCATTAATCATGTCCTGCGTCGGCTAATTATGATAATTTGCTTGGTCTGCATCAGAATTCGGTAGTTGTGCAATTACTGGACGGCATGTTATTGTGTGTGACTAACCCTCTCGTTTTCTTCTCTTCCATTTCTTTCCGGATGATATCCCCTCCCCCGTTACCGTAGTCTGATCCTTGGTTATCATTGCAGAATTATGGAAGCGGGATGAGACCACCACCCAATTCATTAGGGCCCGGCATGAGCATGTAAGCAGGAGGGCGTCTCGGGAGCGGGGGTGATGTTTTTTTATTCTGTTGGaataaatttaattttatttttttttttttttaataatttagggGTCCTGGTGCGGGGAGGCCGTGGCCAAATCCAAATAGTGCAAATTCGGTAAGTCCAACTTATTGGTGCAGAGTTGATATATTTTGCTTTTCATTTTGCGTGCATTTACAGTACGTGTTCCCAGCCCGATCGTGGATCTCTTGACCTAAACGCGAACAGCCTCATATTAGTTATACACCGTatgtttcattttataagacgcaccggattataagactcgcCCCAAAATCAGAGCAAAAAAAAGTGGggtgaaaaaaaagggggggtccactttgtaatccggtggtgtcttaccagagggggcagtagcggtagtggagtcacaggaggcaggggcggtgggtgtcccagaaactggggCAGCTTCTGCGGTGGCTGtgcgcggtgagggcttcaaagaaatggcgtccgGAGTCAGTGCAGATTGAGCTATAGGCTCAATAGGAAgcagagatctccatctgcgcaagcgccacctccatGTTCCTGAAGTCTGCTGGAGGGAGCTTAATGGGCCGGagatggcacatgcgcagatgagagcttgagccgagagctcagtcTGCGCACGTGATGACTCCGGGCGGCTTTATTTGAAGTCGCCTCTAGACCTGCAGCGCTAGTCCAGCCGCTGGAGATGCCGCCGCACCAGCAGCAGTCCGCGCATAAAATGTATATGTCCAGAAATGAGCcatagtaaaaatatatatatcccgTTGCATCCCGGTGCAAGAATATTCTGaatgtagttgtttttttttttttttgtttttgttttttttggggctcCGCATTGTCAATACAGAAGAAAAAGTATTCCTATACCCAAAGCATTTAACTAAATTGCACTATTTTGACACGTTTGGCCTTTATAGGCCTCGGCCAAGTTTATGTACATTGGTGTGAACAGAGCCCAAGATTGGCAATTATGGATACATTTGTATATTTAACGTACTTTACTATTAAAGGCTTTTACATACTTTGCGTATTCACGGGACATGTAATAAATACGATAGATGGAGGCGTGGGATAAGCGAGCACGGGGCCCGCACCGATCCCACGTTTATGGTGTAAACCTACCAGATAGGGCAACCATAAAGTGAAAAATGATATGACatacaataattattattttttttttttattagcagaTTCCATATTCATCGTCATCGCCTGGCACATATGTGGTAAGTGATAGAAGCCTCTGGGATGTTATCCACTTTACTATAGCTGTTCATTTTTattcaaagggggggggggggatgtagtcCTAGCAAAAGGTAAAGTGCTAGTTTTAGAAAACTCATTTCCATCAGTTTCTGACAATCGGCCAGTGTCTTTCCTACTAAGAATGGTGCTAATGGATGGTGACTATTGTATGGCTCATATGTTCACAGGGCCCACCTGGTGGCGGAGGACCCCCCGGAACGCCCATCATGCCCAGTCCTGCAGGTATAGATGCTTGTATTATATATTTATGTAATATGTAATATAGAGATCCAAAATACCAGATTaatatttgtttttatattttttttgtttttcagaaTCCACAAACTCAAGTGACAATATATACACAATGATAAACCCTGGTCCGCCGACAGGGAACCGCTCGAATGTAAGTCCATCAGACTGTCATTTAGATTTGAGGAAGTCGTACAACATGGTTGGTTATTctgctgcaaaactacaactcccagcatgctctggcagcgccagaaaaagaaaaaaaaaaatataaaaattatataatgtatatacgatatattttctttgtcgctctattgggagacccagacaattgggtgtataggctatgcctccggaggcagcacaaagtattacactcaaaagtgttaagcccctccccttctgcctatacaccccccgtgctcccacgggctcctcagtttttatgctttgtgcgaaggaggcagacatgcacagcacagctccacagattggtcagcagcagctgctgaccaggtcggatggaagaaaagtgggcccatatagggcccccagcatgctcccttctcaccccactcttgtcggcggtgtagttaaggttgaggtatccattgcgggtacggaggctggagcccacatgctgttttccttccccatccccctcagggctctgggtgaagtgggatcctatcggtctccaggcactgagaccgtgcttcatccacaactcctgtggagactgctggataggagccgggttccgttcagggacatggccctgcatcttgaaggtactctgtatccctgtagggaccgcgcacggcaacacctcagctttgctgggtgtgatagtgcaccggggaccgcggcgctgaccgggtctatatgtgccattacacactcagcgtcgctgagtgtgtttatatgtaggggctaccgcgctaaccgccgctgccatgtgaaactgcggcgcggctgggacttgtagttcgccggggacttcggcgtcggccgcgcttttacggcggcgacgcttatactcgagtccccggctttcttgcggcctagcttcctttttcccgctttcaaccctgacaggcaggggaagggcgggacgctgcacggaagagagggacaaacgagcagcatgagggctggagcatgctttgcatactccactcccctcactgtgcactgtgtgagacgcccacggctccctcctctcgtcaggacgccgcagccatttcctgtcagctcctccgacgctgcagagagggacaaaccctgggaaacccagacacggtctctggtggcctcacaaccgctttaggcggctggtaagcagcacctgttggtgctagccccatggtgctgtagtgtattgatacattctgtgttattactatatactttacactgtatgagcacagttcattatggctatttacccttttgtgttaatcagggaaaacaatagcatggcgcccacaaagacaggggtgccaaaaaacaggattattatgctgcctgcgccgcttgtacgacccagctgccggcaggtcccattgaccctcattgtgtgcaatgtgtggcccctgtgactcttcttcagccagagcatctgctaagaggggcccagggggagacacctgttgacacggtccttagtgacggggatggagtttgcaaaactctctgagactatggctgagatactagaagccttgcagtccaggccggtatctcagcaaagggactctgttgaatcattgttccctggcccccctcaattggaccaacaatgtcctcccgggatacattccaggctgagggttctgacttagaccccagccccagaccgactaagcgggctcgcttagaatttccctcgacatcatgttgttcagggtctcagcggggggaatctccggttgatgatgcggagacagctgatcaggattctgatcctgagggcgctctcaatcgtaatactccagacggggacgacatagtgaacgatcttattgcgtccatcaatcaaatgctggatatttctccctcagctcctccggcggaggagtcagattatcagcaggagtaattccgcttcaggttccccaagcgtacaccgagtatgtttctagaccattcagtccagaatcaccatgcttgtccagataagcgttttttcttagcgccttaaggatacacgttgtccttttccacctgacgtggttaaaggttggactcagtgtctcagagtggaccctccaatctcacagactggcggctagatcattacttgcagtggaagatggagcctcgctcaaagatgccactgacgggcagatggagctctggttgaaatccatctatgaagctatcggagcttcttttgtcccagcattcgcagccgtatgggcgctacaagctatctcagcaggtcaagcgcaaattgaagcagccacatgcacggccgcgccacaagtggcatccattacctcccaaacctcggcaacgctattagtgctgtcctggactctgcgagctgtacggcggttgcggccgccaattcggtggtactccgcagggccttatggctacgggaatggaaggcagattctgcttccaaaaaagcgcttaaccagtttgccaatttgtggcgacaggttgtttggcgagcgtctggatgaagtcatcaaacaatccaagggaaagaatacatccttaccccagtcccaaccaaacatatcccaacagaggagagggcagtcgaggtttcgctcctctcggggcgcgggcaggtcccaattctcctcgtccacaaggtctcagaaagacaaaggagctctgatgcatagcggtctaagtcacgtcctaaacagaccaccgggggcgccgctaacaaagcggcttcctcatgactttcggcctccgctagtagcatcctcggtcggtggcaggctctcccgcttttgcgacaccgggctgccgcaaataaaagaccgctgggtgagagttattctgtctcacggttacgagatagagtttacctctggtcccccgactcgattcttaaggtcatccccgcctcccgagcgagccgaggctcctctgcaggcgcggcgcactctgacggctgaaggagtggtgatccctgttcctcttcagcaacagagccacggtttttactccaacttgttggtggtctcaaagaaggacgggtctttccgtcctgtcctggacctgaaactgctcaacagacgggtaaaaaccaggcggttccggatggaatccctccgctccgtcatcgcctcaatgtcccaaggagatttcctggcatcaatcgatatcaaaaatgcttttcttcggcgctccattgggagacccagacgattgggtgtatagcactgcctccggaggccacacaaagcaattacactaaaaagtgtaaggcccctccccttctggctatacacccccagtgggatcactggctcaccagttttctgctttgtgcgaaggaggtcagacatccatgcataagctccactgttcagtcagcagtagctgctgactatatcggatggaagaaaagagggcccatactagggcccccagcatgctcccttctcaccccacttgcggtttgtaaggttgaggtacctattgctggtacggaggctggagcccatatgctgttttccttccccatccccctgaggggctctgaggaagtgggatctttccggccaccaagccctgagg
It encodes the following:
- the SSBP3 gene encoding single-stranded DNA-binding protein 3 isoform X3, giving the protein MFAKGKGSAVPSDGQAREKLALYVYEYLLHVGAQKSAQTFLSEIRWEKNITLGEPPGFLHSWWCVFWDLYCAAPERRDTCEHSSEAKAFHDYSAAAAPSPVLGNIPPNDGMPGGPIPPGFFQGPPGSQPSPHAQPPPHNPNMMGPHSQPFMSPRYGGGPRPHIRMGSQPPGGVPGSQPLLPNSMDPTRQGHPGMGGPMQRMNPPRPMGPMGPGPQSDPWLSLQNYGSGMRPPPNSLGPGMSMGPGAGRPWPNPNSANSQIPYSSSSPGTYVGPPGGGGPPGTPIMPSPAESTNSSDNIYTMINPGPPTGNRSNFPMGPGSDGPMGGMGGMEPHHMNGSLGSGDMDGLPKNSPNNISGISNPPGTPRDDGELGGNFLHSFQNDNYSPSMTMSV
- the SSBP3 gene encoding single-stranded DNA-binding protein 3 isoform X1; protein product: MFAKGKGSAVPSDGQAREKLALYVYEYLLHVGAQKSAQTFLSEIRWEKNITLGEPPGFLHSWWCVFWDLYCAAPERRDTCEHSSEAKAFHDYSAAAAPSPVLGNIPPNDGMPGGPIPPGFFQQGPPGSQPSPHAQPPPHNPNMMGPHSQPFMSPRYGGGPRPHIRMGSQPPGGVPGSQPLLPNSMDPTRQGHPGMGGPMQRMNPPRPMGPMGPGPQSDPWLSLQNYGSGMRPPPNSLGPGMSMGPGAGRPWPNPNSANSQIPYSSSSPGTYVGPPGGGGPPGTPIMPSPAESTNSSDNIYTMINPGPPTGNRSNFPMGPGSDGPMGGMGGMEPHHMNGSLGSGDMDGLPKNSPNNISGISNPPGTPRDDGELGGNFLHSFQNDNYSPSMTMSV
- the SSBP3 gene encoding single-stranded DNA-binding protein 3 isoform X2; amino-acid sequence: MFAKGKGSAVPSDGQAREKLALYVYEYLLHVGAQKSAQTFLSEIRWEKNITLGEPPGFLHSWWCVFWDLYCAAPERRDTCEHSSEAKAFHDYSAAAAPSPVLGNIPPNDGMPGGPIPPGFFQQGPPGSQPSPHAQPPPHNPNMMGPHSQPFMSPRYGGGPRPHIRMGSQPPGGVPGSQPLLPNSMDPTRQGHPGMGGPMQRMNPPRPMGPMGPGPQSDPWLSLQNYGSGMRPPPNSLGPGMSMGPGAGRPWPNPNSANSIPYSSSSPGTYVGPPGGGGPPGTPIMPSPAESTNSSDNIYTMINPGPPTGNRSNFPMGPGSDGPMGGMGGMEPHHMNGSLGSGDMDGLPKNSPNNISGISNPPGTPRDDGELGGNFLHSFQNDNYSPSMTMSV
- the SSBP3 gene encoding single-stranded DNA-binding protein 3 isoform X5, whose protein sequence is MFAKGKGSAVPSDGQAREKLALYVYEYLLHVGAQKSAQTFLSEIRWEKNITLGEPPGFLHSWWCVFWDLYCAAPERRDTCEHSSEAKAFHDYSAAAAPSPVLGNIPPNDGMPGGPIPPGFFQQGPPGSQPSPHAQPPPHNPNMMGPHSQPFMSPRYGGGPRPHIRMGSQPPGGVPGSQPLLPNSMDPTRQGHPGMGGPMQRMNPPRPMGPMGPGPQNYGSGMRPPPNSLGPGMSMGPGAGRPWPNPNSANSQIPYSSSSPGTYVGPPGGGGPPGTPIMPSPAESTNSSDNIYTMINPGPPTGNRSNFPMGPGSDGPMGGMGGMEPHHMNGSLGSGDMDGLPKNSPNNISGISNPPGTPRDDGELGGNFLHSFQNDNYSPSMTMSV
- the SSBP3 gene encoding single-stranded DNA-binding protein 3 isoform X6, yielding MFAKGKGSAVPSDGQAREKLALYVYEYLLHVGAQKSAQTFLSEIRWEKNITLGEPPGFLHSWWCVFWDLYCAAPERRDTCEHSSEAKAFHDYSAAAAPSPVLGNIPPNDGMPGGPIPPGFFQQGPPGSQPSPHAQPPPHNPNMMGPHSQPFMSPRYGGGPRPHIRMGSQPPGGVPGSQPLLPNSMDPTRQGHPGMGGPMQRMNPPRPMGPMGPGPQNYGSGMRPPPNSLGPGMSMGPGAGRPWPNPNSANSIPYSSSSPGTYVGPPGGGGPPGTPIMPSPAESTNSSDNIYTMINPGPPTGNRSNFPMGPGSDGPMGGMGGMEPHHMNGSLGSGDMDGLPKNSPNNISGISNPPGTPRDDGELGGNFLHSFQNDNYSPSMTMSV
- the SSBP3 gene encoding single-stranded DNA-binding protein 3 isoform X4, translating into MFAKGKGSAVPSDGQAREKLALYVYEYLLHVGAQKSAQTFLSEIRWEKNITLGEPPGFLHSWWCVFWDLYCAAPERRDTCEHSSEAKAFHDYSAAAAPSPVLGNIPPNDGMPGGPIPPGFFQGPPGSQPSPHAQPPPHNPNMMGPHSQPFMSPRYGGGPRPHIRMGSQPPGGVPGSQPLLPNSMDPTRQGHPGMGGPMQRMNPPRPMGPMGPGPQSDPWLSLQNYGSGMRPPPNSLGPGMSMGPGAGRPWPNPNSANSIPYSSSSPGTYVGPPGGGGPPGTPIMPSPAESTNSSDNIYTMINPGPPTGNRSNFPMGPGSDGPMGGMGGMEPHHMNGSLGSGDMDGLPKNSPNNISGISNPPGTPRDDGELGGNFLHSFQNDNYSPSMTMSV
- the SSBP3 gene encoding single-stranded DNA-binding protein 3 isoform X7 gives rise to the protein MFAKGKGSAVPSDGQAREKLALYVYEYLLHVGAQKSAQTFLSEIRWEKNITLGEPPGFLHSWWCVFWDLYCAAPERRDTCEHSSEAKAFHDYSAAAAPSPVLGNIPPNDGMPGGPIPPGFFQGPPGSQPSPHAQPPPHNPNMMGPHSQPFMSPRYGGGPRPHIRMGSQPPGGVPGSQPLLPNSMDPTRQGHPGMGGPMQRMNPPRPMGPMGPGPQNYGSGMRPPPNSLGPGMSMGPGAGRPWPNPNSANSIPYSSSSPGTYVGPPGGGGPPGTPIMPSPAESTNSSDNIYTMINPGPPTGNRSNFPMGPGSDGPMGGMGGMEPHHMNGSLGSGDMDGLPKNSPNNISGISNPPGTPRDDGELGGNFLHSFQNDNYSPSMTMSV